The Cryptomeria japonica chromosome 6, Sugi_1.0, whole genome shotgun sequence genomic interval ttctttagctattctcctagatttttgaaggcgggtttcaaccatgaactaggtgtttgaccaatatgtgagagactagatgaaaaatatgaaaagagtatggaagaccaagagttgtatggagtgtaaatgactcttgaggtgtacttgcaatgtccaaagtgtaagaccaagtatgtaagtagagtaggtgtgacttccaaagagaggatagtttctcttgatgaggtaagctgaccttgactctaagtaagaccaaatgagacccaaaggtaagaaaccttgatgagggaccacttagcaaagtgtagttgtatgtagtgtgttgacaaagtatgatgaggacaagcaagtgaccttttgactcaagtttagacaagtatgaatgtaaaatgagatgtgaagcaatgatggactatgtgagaccttagaacaggctgaatgctagatgaaatctgaagagacaacctaggaagctcaagtatgccgaaactgattttctttgtttgatggactctgaaattttcttgcaattttaaacacagacgcgactgtatccttcacagacgcggtttcctgacacagacgctactctgttaaacacagacgtgattctgagattttcctgttgatgtttgccgggactgtaacagttttttttttttttgcaattgtggacacagacgcgcctgtatacttcacagacgcgattcccagacacagacgtgtctctgttcgacacagacgctaataaaaacacagacgctattctgtacttcacagacgcgtttatccgacacagacgcggtttgaacagacacagacgcgtttctgtaaccttagtgcaatctttcctatctgtgaatttgttttgttgtgaccaaatctgatttttcgactgtttttcgtgacaagaggacacagtgttgatgactcaatgtttgcagactgtttagactccaaaaagtgtgttgtttgatgtaaaaaatttttgcatacacttgaagacacaaaagacacaatgttttgctgttttgtcttgaatgtttgagtgtttagcataagacaagcacaaatcttagggctggccaagacaatagttgttgatcccacatagggttttacccccgaggctacgctattcagagcggatacttagatgcttgacctcactggctccaccctcggcactcacttctcgggtcagccaagcatcagtccccatgaaaactccccatggcgaactttgtatctctactaagaaccgtatgtgtgtgggccgctaccagaggtccgacctcctgcctcaacaactagaaggatttgggcatctaaaacaaagaggtgctagtaagggcatccgctcgtgtggccatacatgcggcacttttagctctgtaaatacagaaggctcccagctggtaggggttacgccctacaaatgatcaaataaatttgatcaaacgggtttatggggagacatagtgtcggtatgaactaatcagcacacgttattcatagttttcaccatgaatacatttgattatagtggtttggatgaggtgggttttcctcgctaccacttgggtcgttctcttctcactagtagtcctaatgaccacacgggaagacagaccctctaaagattaaacaaaaagagcctattgctcaagacacaaaagacaatgattcaattttagtgcaccaattgaagtgtttgctaagctatgaaaacaaggcacacaataaaaattacaaaaccctagcaaaggccctgcaacaaacttgttagtagtttgggttgtttcaaatgataaccccttcctgcaagcacacaagttaggtaaatttttagaaaacccaaaaagactttgtgaaaaggggccttcaacaaaaacgtatttagcctccaaagcaagctgcacaaaaccaggttagctagatctgcaagggttagccgaaaataaaccagatttgaaaccctaagtacaaaatccgaaaacccgaatcaaaaaacttgaaaaatttgcaaaacagaatgcacagacgctgttataccagacacagacgcgtctgtccgacacagacgcggttctgtgatgcacagacgcggtcaaagaacacagacgcttctttcgtctacagacgcgataagatgatgcacagacgcgattcggaatcacagacgcgactttcggaaacctgcaaaaatagaaaatgacagaaacacagacgcgatccaagatatcgcagacgcctctgaaatacaaaaacgcgatccgaacactcgcagacgcggaaaaaaacctaaaatattgccgaaaactgtccgatctgcaacttcaaaatgcaaaatctgcaacaaaaatgttaaatgcaaagggacaagagtcccaccgggcgtgccaaaatgtatatggtgaaaatggataacaataataacaatattgaaagactaaaatggattcaaccaccaaaccctagcctaacaataacaaagatccaccataacatatgaagattacctaagacaatgcaaataactcaaaatcacaaagattataccatcacatgtccaatagggttttgatcttcattcttcctatctccattgatcttgcttgatatatttgctctcagatttttgtatgcacaagagctcaacaaagaacggaatgtggttgcaagtggaattgtagtgtagtcaattgatcaagtagttaaggtttgacaatgaagaaggcatctctttaaatagaagacacaataaaaaatggagggttaagattgagaggtgtaaaaagagaggtcggctaggattagagggtaggtaaaggaaataccaaaataatgaaagaggtaggtagtgtaggaaataagagatgaatgacatgtgtcatgtgtagaaaaagctaatgaattaattaaataaataaagatttatttaattaatagaagaaataggacaattaaataaataaaatatttatttaatttaggaaagggataatttaaataaataaatgtatttatttaaatgagaaataaggctagaagaggataaatgagttaattaaataaataaaaatttatttaattaatagaagaattaggcttagataattaaataaataaaatatttatttaattagacatgacaattttgggtgtctacagtatatatatatatatatatatatatatatatatatatatatatatatatatatatatatatatatatatatatatatatatatatctctgaaattaatgttatccctctgtcatgaaaatgatctccctctctttctctctctttaatgttttaataatttaaaatgtgtaTGCGatctctatatagataaatttatatatttctaatGATCTCCCTCTTGCTCGAGCTTTAaagttatttatttaaaattttgaattttgcgagaacttcatgtatatatatatatctatgaattatgcgagaacttcacGTGTCCTACGTAGATAGATGGCGTCCCAAGATCTGGGCCATGATCATGCACTTGATCAAGATCCACTTGCACATGCTCCTGATTAGGAGCCACATGATcatatagatcctccacaccaaTATCCACCGTTGCCTGATATTTTGCTACCATCTTTCACTATAGTGATCGTGAGTTACagaggttgagggtcatattagatgacccacaaactaatggcgtgtacaagagtacatgcgaatccatttttgatagtttgcggacATTAAGGGAGAGTTAGTCACACCTCATTTTCACCAGAGGTTATAGCTgatatttatagacagttgaggagtaaGGTCAGGGGTCGTGATTCTTTTGCTAATGGGGTGAGGgtggtctcaaaggagaccatcaaggataGATGTTTTCCAcagtattaggagaagagtaaggtgagaggatatcaggttACGAGATGTATTGATCCACAGGTTGCATCGatgatttacccatgcttcttagtTGCCCAtagtcgttatcctaataacgactagATAtcgttatactttgcacaacatgtatttgttgaggttcattgggagatgaaacccaactaccttgatattccaacatattatggataggggaggggcaggattgttgacaaagatgcatatcgtaggcgtgatagagcttcgcctagacacagggaccttgttggcgagAGATTTTTGGCAGTAGTCCCATCCCTCGCCCCCATAGCGGATCATGTTGTGATTGCATCTCAGAGAaacaattgataggattggagagATTGCATCAGCAACAACCACCATTATCTGACAGGTTGAGCAggtatatgatgagtcgaccacgttcgaGCTTATCCAcatatcatgcatcttctagtcacggggtggctttagattcagatgatcagtatattactgCTAGCATCCCCTCGCCAGATGAGGTAGCGGctatagtaggaggtggtagacatgtatAGATGTTGCAATATTTAGTCGAGGACCTGCTACATTCTTaccgttttatttcatctcgacttgggataccattggttgctgttagagaggagattctcagagacagGCAGGCTACCCCTgcatcgacgcataccccgaggcagtcaaCATTCTCATCACTACGCATGCTTCGAGCAccgacccacctacagatcactctgttgctgcagagaaggagatacgagctgatcaggtccatatcacagatgaggacttggattcatttgaggagcagctgcaaggtttgagccatactgggtttatggatatgctactagagTCAGATTTTTCATCCacgatgcctagtcatctagttagccccttacactcctcagtcatacgTACAACcaaagagagatatgcaggcacaagtgatgtggttgatatgatcataggacatgatcagactatacaacctactcctgaTACACATGTATGTGCATGTGCGCTTAAATTTTTAaaagatgtatatgttgtaatgtacgatAAATCTAATATCATTTAATAAATATAGAAGTTAACTTGTATCTTTTAAATTGAGCATGTGTGGGAGAGATTCTTTTGATGCTACACAGGTTGTTAGTGGAcaagttagttatggttttttgtatatgtacatgtatgtacatgtacatgtacatgcatgttacaatttatattttaatttaaatttaactagtctgatttgattatatttaaaaatatgcacatatgtataaTATGcgtagagatctatatttaatatttaaataaattctatttttgcAAGGGTCTATTGGACATACAAACTCTCACTAGGACTCTCCCTCAGAGGGTCGCTCTGTTCGTGGctgacatgatgcatgttgatttgttggactttatagctcatatgtttatctttttatatatgtacattttagactttcatattgtatatttatgcatgtatgaagtttagattatactttatgcaatttgtgtttgatcagattatatatttcatgcatttatgttagATTATATTTCAGGTCCATATCAcaaatgagggcttggattcatttgaggagtggattcatttgaggagcagcTGCGAGGTTTGAGCCATAttgggtttatggatatgctactagagTCAGATTCTTCATCCacgatgcctagtcatctagttagccccttacactcctcagtcatacgtacaaccagagagagatatgcaggcacgagtgatgtggttgatatgattaCAGGACATGATCAGGCTATACAACCTACTCCTGAtacacatgtatgtacatgtgcgttaaaatttttaaaagatgtatatgttgaaatgtacgataaatctataatcatttaataaatatagaagttaacttgtatcatttaaattgagtGTGTGCGGATATTCTTTCGATGCTTTTGATGCTACACAGGTTGCTAGTGGacatgttagttatggttttttgtatatgtacatgtacatgtgctttacaatttatattttaatttaaatttaactagtcAGATttgattatattaaaaaatatgcacatatgtatgtgtatagatctatatttaatatttaaataaattctacttttgcaggggtctattggacatttAGAGTCTCACGAGGATTCTCCCTCAGAGGGTCGCTCTGTTCgtggccgacatgatgcatgttggtttgctagactttatagctcatttgtttatctttttatatatgtacatttCAGACTTTCATATtgtatattcatgcatgtatgaagtttagattATACTTtaggtccatatcatagatgaggacTTGGATTCATTTGAGCAGCTGCTGTccatactgggtttatggatatgctactagagTAAGATTCTTCATCCACCATGCCttgtcatctagttagccccttacactcctcagtcatacgtataactagagagagatatgcaggcacgagtgatgtggttgatatgatcacaggacatGATGAGGCTATACAACCTGTACACATGTATGTACACGtgcttttaaatttttaaaagatgtatatgttgtaatgtacgatAAATCTATATATCATTTATACTTTTGCAGGGGTTtattggacatccagactctcaAGGACTGGACTCTCCCTCAAAGGGGTTCGTGGcggacatgatgcatgttgatttgttGGATTTAATAGCTCATTTGTTTGTCTTTTTATATATGTgcattttagactttcatattgtatattcatgcatgtatgaagtttagattatactttatacaatttgtgtttgatcagattatatattttatgcatttatgttagaTTATATTTTAGggccatatcacagatgagggcttggattcatttgaggagcaactgcgaggtttgagccatactgggtttatggatatgctactagagTCAGATTCTTCATCCacgatgcctagtcatctagttagccccttacactcctcagtcattgatgtggttgatatgatcataggacatgatcaaactatacaacctactcctgatacacatgtatgtacatgtgcgtttaaatttttaaaagatgTATATGTTGAAATGTACGATAAATCTATAATCATTTAATAAATATAGAAGCtaacttgtatcatttaaattgaatGTGTGCGTGGGAGAGATTCTTTCGATGCTACACAGGCAGACaagttatggttttttgtatatgtacatgtacatgtgcattacaatttatattttaatttaaatttaactagtcagatttgattatatttaaaaatatgcacatatTTATGTATAGAGATCTATGTATGGACATTCAGACTCTCACGAGGACTCTCCCTCAGAGGGTTGCTCTGTTTGGGGTtaacatgatgcatgttgatttgctaGACTTTATAGCTTATTTGGTTATCTTTTTTATATTtgtacattttagactttcatattgtatattcatgcatgtatgaagtttagattatactttatacagtttgtatttgatcagattatatatatcatgcatgtatggttagattatattTTTTATGTACAATTTGTACCTTTGATTCTGGATTACATATCACATCATTTGTATTTagattatatatgatcatgcacatgttaTATTActtacacacacagacacacagagtttgtgtttgatcatatttgcacgtttgatatatatactttaaatatttatttaagtttgatgtgtttgattatatgtaacttattagatcacatgtgtatgtatgtgcatgtttgattattttttaaattatattatataagatcatctagattgaattggtgtaaatgctcaatttaaaaaatgtttgtAAGAATTGTAAAACATTCAAATTTATATATCTTGATTGAATTTGTGTACAtatagatagattaaaaaaagattgatatgtatatttaaatgttaatttttaccacatgtaacatgtatatgtagatatgcattgaatttaaatgaatttgtgaacaaactcaagttaatgaacatattcaataatttaaattctagaagTTTCATCTCAAACAAGTTTAGTAGAAGTGAACATTCTaaagtattaaaaattaaaaaaatcatacatgtaggttcaaacacatgtacttctaggtgtactaaatagtgcacaccacatcaagtggttacacatgtcctaatttaatatcaaatttacacgTCCTAATTTAcacatgcatttttaattaaataaatacacgcatttttaattaaataaatacatgtctTAATTTAttttacatacatgctaaattattttaacaacttacaaattatacatacatcctaatttacttaaaacatacattttaaaatattttaacaacttacaaattatgcatgtgcatttagaattagatatatacatcctaattaAGTGCATACATCcccttaacacattttcaactcatccacgtcccaatttactttacatacgtgcacgtaagtattatttaacatgtacattattcatacatcctaatttaatataattgaaaatttcataattaactaaacaatatggtccacacaagccatatatatatatatcaaatattaaattcaaacactttaatgtatttaataatttatccaagtttgAAAACAAGTTcagttctaatttatcaagtattaattcaattcatgggttttactttggtttactaaatagttcaAATCGCttttcaataacacttaatattttctcatgatcttcactatctagtctccacttttgagatcaaactgtatgaagaattaggccaacaataaTGACCAAGTGGTTATACTAATATactttgttgtcaatttggtattcagtgaaatgaatcccatgttaaacaattttaacttgtttgaaatatgtcccttgcattACTCGTTCAAATCAAATCAAACCTGTGAGAAaagacattccatcactcatttcagattttgttaacttctttatCTCTTCTAACTAACACCACCTATATTACCATTTTCTGCTATGATTGCAAAAATATCTtttgcaatttgaaacaagttaaataaatttaaaatgtatgtactcgattaaaaaattgatataatttatttacatatgcaacaatttttaaaggaaataaatatatatataatttaaatatatgcatacacataccttttttaatcaatgttgaaatatggtcataatcaatagaaacatctagtggcaccaatttccattcactaacatagccaagctcttggttcttgcaatcaacatagttttccaaaatgcaatcagaacaaaaatatgaataatccctagtgtacaatgtccatgggcgattatctgtacttaTGACACAATGCAAATATCTTGTCCTCTCCAcgttcttgcatccatgcattgatcttctattcacatctacaaaatgtacatgtgtacacgatCATACATAGATCAAGTTGTTTTAAAACATTTGAATTaggataattttaaaatttttaaaaaacatttaaataaaacactaaaaaagAACATGTACCGGTTATCTctcaaaacactctatatggaatgggcctatatgttctcaatgatgattcaccaggataattaggttgcacaaagtgttttttacaccattcaacaacatcatgtgcattgtcTATATGATCtcctttataatttattttatgctttcttagagcatgcttgatacaagctcctgcaccatcatgttcaccctttccatgaccactctaaaaaaaatctaaacatgtggtattttgtcatttcgatgatatctacatagtgcataaaatggcctcgaagagtTGAATTGTGCTGCACATctatcagaccaaacaaaatgtttaattattgttatgcctctctttttcaaatattcaaaaaacttcttaaaacaatgttgtacaaaaagtgtgttatgctccttatcatcactgatatagaagtggtgctctttcttaatgacacaattttcaaatgtactatcaacaccatccaaatccatttgtgcatgtcgataatacacatgcaccataatagtgatttgctttgaaaagtaatactatgattcaatctctttttgatgtgcaaaagagtaattttctacgaagtccactacggatagaatagttccaagggggaaagtgtctcttaatgttttaaattatttaaaaccatggcatatgtatggttttgtcaatttacgaaaattttccataaatgttccaataggtatctcctcttctacataatctaaccttgtagattcatttcgaaattttgtttcaatttttttgtacttgtaactcttgcaatttaccattttcctcatgtcagtatcttcatctctcaaaggcaatttagccaactccCTACATGTTCCActaattccttttatgcaatttatttgactggttgcattatcatttgatttatcatataagatggatgctatgaattgacttgttcgtttaggaggagctttttcataaccatcactatcttctctaatatttcgaaacacctgatagcacagatcaaattcaatgtgataacgacaacaacaagtttcaaagacattgtttaccttcacataatatggccttaaccgttcaaacatagtttgtccaatctttatatgagggcttgttttagtaaacaacacatacaattcatgttttgttgtgtctaaccaatgttttacatgacGATCATAACAATCagggccaatcctttgcttgataacatctctattgtttgatgaaggatgattattatcattccaaaaacttgtcaccaagttcctaacaacatcttcaattctatcagaacaagGAGCTCTatacataattgcccaattcccttctaaggtagtatcatccaaactctttctccttttcacatattttgatattgttcttctactaaaaccaaactcaaatgacagtgaagagatttgtcttttttgaggcaatctttcatttactaaagatttcaacatcactcttcttgaaatggtcttatctattgttcgagattttttaccaatgttcaccaaacctttttTAACATTAtgaacaatagatttttgtagctgagaaatttttctcttttgacttgttgtatctatatcCATCAATTTCactggatctattaagtctttacgagtaagtacaattgataacaattgagctttctctagtgtagtatcaagattgttgaattgagacattatttcttttgcacttttatccattgacctccttttagtatgtctaggttcttcactgagatgttTCAGCTCATCCAcattcatttcaagtaaatgatctaaatttttataagaaatatttctcttcacctgtttacctagatccacaatatgctcatccatactggtggtaggaggtaaggagcctgacccctctccttcaacctccattggttcaacttgggcaaaCTCCTCCCTAtattcatcaactatattgtgttcttcaataggttcgTTTGTCTCAACTCCCGcttgagaactcccttcttctcgagcccattCTGCACATTTtttaagatgacagagaatatttttaatgcaatgaaattccaagtttaatttgaaaccaaattttcaagtcatttaataagacctaaatattatgtcataataggtggactattatgtcatatttaagtcCTATTATTGCATAAcaagtcctaatatcacatgtaataggtcctaatatctgcataatatagctcttaaggggactcttgagtataataaTAGACCtcattattacttaatatgaccatgtatgcaaaaacatttcacattaatatacttgactccccttaagacatatattatgtgatattaaaggatcTATCACATGCAATtaagtaggtcttaaatatgatataagttagaacctattatgacataataggtcttattaattatgacttaaaacatgaccatgtatgcaaaaacgtttcacattatacttgaccccccttaagacctattatgtatgtttaggacctaaattatgtgataataggtcattaatttatcacatgtacataataggccctaatatcttataaatataggtcttaaggcctagactcaagtatataatgtggaatgtttttgcatacatggtcatgtttctgattaagtaaaagcaagttttaaagggaccagaaaccctatacaagataggttttagaaggacctgcaacccgaaccgaaagataaacttgaaaggccactcaaagaaacagaacacaagAGAGAATTGGCTCAGCCAATCAAAAGAAGGGCAGCAACATTAACTCCCACCTAAAAACCAACAAGTTGCCAAAAACTAGCAGCCCTACCCCAACCAGGAaagatcaagaatttgacctacccttatgggattgaagggtcatatcaaaagaggactgagacaatttagattttttacttttaacagtaatccatccctcctcaaccctagtagCAGCTTTTTGCCAAGAGGAAGGATCcaaaatagaggacctcccatcatcaggaggaccagagccaacatcCACAGAGGCAGAGACAACAAAAGATCCAACAACAATCTGAGATGCGAGAGGGTCATCCATCGAATCATTTTTCTCACTCGGGGTGCCACCGCATgcattcacacattcctgaggcacAACAACACCAGAAACAGGAGGCATAGCCTCAGTCTGAAGAACCTGTGCCACCACCTAGGAGaaacttttctttttaacaaaataatgttcagaggatgcacctttccaccaagaagcagatcttttttctttttatttgtttcacaccctacaacaacatgtccagtctggaagcacttttgacatctaaaggggataccttcaaagtcgagtggttggacccaagatcccaatgaagattcaatctctaactcagctggaagccctttagagacatcaatgttaaccaaaatacgAGCATAAGTAGGATGATAAATTTGGTAGgattccttatcaatcattaggaattcacctaaagcctcccccacttcctctagcagagaatccatccaaagatgaaggggaaggttggggaacctaacccaaataggaatctcattaaatgaatcagtagatggatTAAAGCTTGAAAActagggtttaaccatcaaaacatatttgtcctcccaactgaaaggattaatccctaagattttcgatctatcctctgcaaattcaaatttagcaatgaaaaaacccttggctgaGGGAAAAATGTTAACTAAACCTTTTATGATCGGTTCCCAGCTTTGGGAGATCCAAGTATGCAGCTGAGGAAAGCTTGGCCAAAAACCTCGGAACCTGCAAATCAGACCATGAGCTTCAAACACTGAGGAAGTATGGACGATCTCCATGTCCGTATTTGCAGACACCTTGAAAACGAGAGGTTTGCAAACATAAACCGCCACAGGCCCTAAGCCACGGGTACCCCGATCGGCTACAGAGGGCGCAGGAAGCACCGTACCACCATCCGAAACCCCCGCAGAGCTCCCAAGAACAACACCAGGACTAGCCGCACCAGGGGTTAGGGTGGAATGCAAAGAGTCGGCATCGCGAACAACAGCGGTAGCCTTAGCAGCAGTTGTAGATGGCAACGCGGCGGCCTTAGTAGCAGTCATAGCCGCACTAGGGGTTAGGGCGGATTGCAGAGGGTCGGCCTCACGAACAGCAACGACGGCCATAGCCGCAGTCGCAGATGGCAACGCGGCGAAAGCCCTCACAGTCGCAGC includes:
- the LOC131071472 gene encoding uncharacterized protein LOC131071472 produces the protein MDMLLESDSSSTMPSHLVSPLHSSVIRTTRERYAGTSDVVDMITGHDQAIQPTPDTHGSIGHLESHEDSPSEGRSVRGRHDACTSDVVDMITGHDEAIQPVHMGLLDIQTLKDWTLPQRGPYHR
- the LOC131071416 gene encoding uncharacterized protein LOC131071416, with the protein product MPSAAATARASAAMPFVAATKVVAARASAAATVRAFAALPSATAAMAVVAVREADPLQSALTPSAAMTATKAAALPSTTAAKATAVVRDADSLHSTLTPGAASPGVVLGSSAGVSDGGTVLPAPSVADRGTRGLGPVAVYVCKPLVFKVVAQVLQTEAMPPVSGVVVPQECVNACGGTPSEKNDSMDDPLASQIVVGSFVVSASVDVGSGPPDDGRSSILDPSSWQKAATRVGVNVAALLLIG